From Streptomyces sp. NBC_01551:
CTGCTGTTCACCGTCTTCCCGGTGAGCGCGGCGATGTACCGGGTGGCGCTGTCGATGGCGGTGGTCGTCGCCCTGCTGGTCTTCCCGTTCGCGGACCGCTTCCGGTACGACGAGAAGAACTACAAGCCGGTCGAGACCACTTCCTTCCTGGAGCCGATGGCCCTCAAGGACTACGACCAGATCGGCATGTTCGCCAACACCATCACCTTCTCCGATTCCGGCCCCGGACACTTCTACGGGCGCCAGCTCGCCGGCTCGGTCTTCTTCGCGGTGCCGCGCTCGGTGTGGCCGGGCAAGCCGCGCGACACGGGCGTGATGGTCGGGCAGTGGATGGGCACGGTCAACACCAACCTCTCCTCCCCGATCTGGGCGGAGCTGTGGATCGACTTCGGTCCACTGGGCATGGGCGCGGGCCTCCTCGCCCTGGGTTACGCCGCCGCGCGCGTGGACCGCCGCTACGCCAGACGCGCCACCCGCCGCTCGCCCCCGGGCAGCCTGATCTCGGTGGTGGTCCCCCTCGTCGCGGGCTACTCCTTCATCCTCCTGCGGGGCCCCCTCCTCCAGGCCTCGGGCCGCGTCGCCATCGCCGCCCTCTGCCTGGCCCTGGTGGCCACCTACCGCCAGGACAGGTCCACCACCCTCCACTGACGCGGCCCGGTGCCCTCCGCGCCGCCGTTGTCTACCGCGCCGCGTCGGCGACGGAGGCGGGGGCCTGGGCGGGGCCGGCGGCCGGGGCGGGGAGGCGGGTGACGCGGAGCCAGGCGGCGGTGGCCTTGAGGGCCGAGCCGGCCGCCAGGCCCCAGGCGGCGCCCGTCACGCCGAACGCCGCGTAGCCGCCGAGAAGCAGGGCCACCGACAGCAGGGAGAAGACGACCTGGAGGGACAGGGTGGCCTTCGGGTTCAGGACGCGCAGGGTGAGCAGGGCGCAGGTGCCCAGGCCCATCACCGCGTACTGCGCCCCCGTCGCCGGGAGGAGCGCGGAGGTCGCCGCCCAGGTGCCGCCCAGGAGGTGGCGGCCCGGGCCGGCGGGGAGGGAGTGGAGCACGGCCGCCCATCCGGCGGCCAGCAGGGCCAGCGCGCCGCCCATCAGGGCCGTGAGCCGGACCACGCCGCGCTTTCCCGAAGCGCGCCCCACCACCGGCGGCCCGAACGCGTTCGCCGAGTTGAACAGGACGTTCAGCGGGCCGAAGAGGGTCGTGGCGCCGCGTAGCGCGCCCACCGCCAGAGGGGTGGCGAACAGACCCAGGCCCAGCACCGCCAGCTGGCTGGAGCCGTTGCCCACCGCGAACTCGATCACGAAGCGCCGGCCGAGGTGCCCGCGGCGCAGGTACGGGCGGACGTCGGCGCCGATCCCGCGCACGTACGGCCGGAGCAGCCACAGGCCCAGCCCCAGCGCCGGCAGCGCCGAGACGCCCCACACCAGCACCAGCCGCCCGGCCGAGGCCCCCGAGGGCTGGATCGCCAGCGCCGCGACCACGCACGCCAGCCGCAACGCGTCGGCGGCCAGTGCCCGCTGCGGCGCCCGCAGCGCCGAGAAGCAGTACCGCAGCCCGTCCTGCACCAGCACCAGCGGCAGTACGAGGCCCAGCGCGAGGAACGCCCACCCCGACGGCCCCGGCAGCAACAGCCCCACACCCGCGAGCACCGCGCCGACCACCATCGACGCCGCGCCCGTGAACGCCACCGCGGACCGGCACACCGCCCCGAGCCCGTCGCCCTTCTCCAGCACCACCGTCTGGCCGACGTACGCCATGTTCAGCCCGAGCAGCACGCTGAAGGCGACGTACACCATCGAGAAGTCGGCGAAGCCGGCCGCCGACGACAGCCGCGCGGCCAGTACCAGCACCAGGATGTTCGTGGCGCTGGACGCCGCCTGGTCCAGGATCGAGGAGACCGCCGCGAGGCCTCGCCGGCTCACCTGCGGCCCGTACGGACCGTGCGCAGGGCGACGGTGTCGGTGCCGTCCCCGGGAATCGGCGGCTGATCCGGATCGTCCTCGTCCACCGCGGGCACCGGCCCGGCGGCCGGCGTCGAAGGAGCGGGCGCCGTGCCCTTGCGGCCCCGGCCGCGCTTGTCGCCCGGAAGCGGCGCGTGCAGCACCGCGCCCAGCACCGTGCCCCCGGCCCCGCTGATCAGCTCCCGGATCCGGGACAGGTCGCTGCGGTGCACGGCGCGCGGGTCGCAGACGACGAGGACGCCGTCCACGCGGTCGACCAGGGCCAGCGCGTCCGCGTACGAGAGCACCGGCGGCGCGAGCACCACGACCGTCGAGTTGGGCGAGTCGGCCTCGGAGATCAGCCGGGTGGTTTGCGGCGAGGTCAGCGCGCGGGCCACGTTGCGGGCCCGCTCGCCCGGGATCAGGTCGAACGCGCCCGACTCCCCGGCGTCCACGACGAGCTGCCGCCCGCCGGGCCAGTCGGTGTCCCCGTGCCCGGGGTGTCCGCCGGAGCCCGCGCCGTCCGGCAGCCGGCTCCAACGGGGCCGCCCGCCCGCGTCGGTCGGCAGCTGGCTGGCCAGCACCGGCGTACGCAGGTCGGCCTCGATGAGCAGCACGTCCTTGCCGGTCTCCGCGAAGGACGCGGCCAGGTTCACGGCCACGGCGGCGGCCATCTCGCTGCTGCCGCGCGGGGCCACCACCAGCAGTCGGCGCCGGTCGGCGAACCGGGCGTCGTAGGCGAGCCGGAACGCCACCGAGCGGAACTCCTCGGCGAGCCGGGGATCCTCCTCGCCCGCCGCGAGCAGCGGCCCGCCGTCGGTCTTGCCCCGCGGCAGGGAGCCCAGCACGGGCGCGCGCAGGGACCGGGCGACGTCGCCCTCGGAGCGCGGCGCCGGGTCGAAGACGAGCCGTACCCACGCGGCGAGCAGGCCGAGGGCGAGGCCCACGGCTGCCCCGAGCGTGAGCGACATGGGCAGGCCCGGGCCGTCGGGCGCGGTGGGCGCGGTCGCCGGGCTGGTGACCCGGCCCGGGGTCATGTCCAGGGCTTCCAGCTTGGTGATGCTGCTGTTGTAGCGGCCGACCTCGCTCTGCAGGTCCGTCTTGCTGGAGTTGGCGGCGTCGCGCGCGGATCCGGCCGGCATCCGGGCGATGTCCTTGGCGAGCTCGTCCAGTTGCTTGGCCACCGGGTCGCGCTGGTCCTGGTAGCCCTTGACCATCTTGTCGCGCGTGACGTCGAGGGCCTCCTGCCGCTTCAGCAGGTACGCCTCGGTCAGCGCGTTCGCGCGCCGGGCGGCCTCCTTGGGGGAGGAGGAGGTGTAGGTGAAGCGGAGCACCATCGTCTGCGGCGGGTTCGTCACCTGGAGCCCGCTGCGCAGGGCGGCGAGGCCGGTCGCGGAGACGCCGAGCTTCTTCGCCGCCTCGGTGGCTATGGAGCTGGAGAGCGCGACCTGCCGCTCGGAGCCGATGTTGATCGCCTTGTCGGGCGCGAGGCTCGGGTTGAACGGGTCGTCGGTCGGCGCGCGCAGCACGATGTCCGCGACGGAGACGTACGTGTCGGCGGTGGAGATGCCGAGGTAGACGCCGCCCAGCAAGCCGATCCCGATGCCGGCCCCGATGAGGCGGCGGTAGCGAAGGAGCTGGCGGAACTGGTCGCGCAGCAGGTCGGGTTCGTCCTCGGCCGGGGGTCCCGCCGGGCGGTTCGTCTCGATCACGGCCGGGTACCCCCAAGTGCTTCGTCGATCAGTGCGTCGATGCGGGCCAGGCCCGCCTCGCGGCTCAGGTGCGCCGCCACGTGGCGCGGTCCGGCCGCTCCCAGCCGGTCCGCGCCCTCGGGGTCCTGGGCCAGCGCCCGTACGGCCTTCAGCAGGGCCCCCGGATCCTCCGGCGCCACGAGCACCCCCGCGCCCGAACGCTCCACTTCCTGGGCGGTGCCGCCCCGCGCCGCGACGGAGGCGACGACGGGCCGGCCGGCCTGGAAGTAGGAGGTGAGTTTGGACGGCACGCTCATGTCCATCACGGCGGCGTGCTGCGTGACCGCGAGGACGTCCGCCGCGGCGAGGACATCCGGGAACTCGCCGTCCGCGGCAGGGGGGATGATGTCCAGATTCGGTACGTCGGCCGCGAGGTCGGCGAGGGCCGCGCGCTGGCTGCCGTCGCCCATGAGGACGAAGCGGACGTCCGGATCCAGCCGTGCCGCGCCGACCAGGACTTCGAGACCCTGCTTGAGGCCCATGTTCCCGGAGTGCAGGACGACCGTCTGGCCGGGGGCCCAGCCGAGGTGCCGCCGGGTCTCCCCGCGCGGCTTCGTCGGCAGCGGCACGTGCGACCAGTTGGGCACGAGCCGGATCTTCGCCGGGTCCACGCCCATCCCGACGACGCGATCCACGAAGGTCTCGTGGATCACGCCGACCAGGGTGGCCCGCCTGAGCGTGTACGCCTCGGCGCGCCCGGCGATCACGGCGGCCTTGTCGCCACCGCTGATCCCGCTCTGCGCGGCGGCGGCGCCCATCAGGTCCTGGACCACCGGGACGAACGGGACCTTCCAGCGCGCCGCGAGCCGGGCGGCCGTCACCCCGCCCGCCAGGCTGGGCATTTGGGCCAGGATCGCGTCCGGCCTCGGCATCCGGGGCGGGGCCACGGCGCCGTGCAGCAGAATCGATCCTTCGAACAGGGCCCGCTTCACGGCGGTCTGACGGGCCGGCACCGTGTGCGCGCGCCGGTGCACCGTGACCCCCGCGCGCCGTTCCGTGCGCCGGAGCGCCCCCTTGTACTCCGGCTCCAGGGACCACGCCGGGTAGTGCGGCATACCCGCGAGGACGTGGGTCTCGTGGCCGAGATCTGCCCAGTGCTCCGCGATCTGCGTGGCGTACGGGCCAATGCCCGCGTGCTCGGGAGCGTAATTGGTGGAAACCAGCAGCAAGCGCCGGTGACCGGATCTGGACACTGAACGTCCCCTTCTCCCCTGGATGATGCGCACGTCACCCTATTCGTTCACCGTCCTGGTGCGGAACGTGCACGCTATTGTCTGCTAATCCG
This genomic window contains:
- a CDS encoding lipopolysaccharide biosynthesis protein: MIETNRPAGPPAEDEPDLLRDQFRQLLRYRRLIGAGIGIGLLGGVYLGISTADTYVSVADIVLRAPTDDPFNPSLAPDKAINIGSERQVALSSSIATEAAKKLGVSATGLAALRSGLQVTNPPQTMVLRFTYTSSSPKEAARRANALTEAYLLKRQEALDVTRDKMVKGYQDQRDPVAKQLDELAKDIARMPAGSARDAANSSKTDLQSEVGRYNSSITKLEALDMTPGRVTSPATAPTAPDGPGLPMSLTLGAAVGLALGLLAAWVRLVFDPAPRSEGDVARSLRAPVLGSLPRGKTDGGPLLAAGEEDPRLAEEFRSVAFRLAYDARFADRRRLLVVAPRGSSEMAAAVAVNLAASFAETGKDVLLIEADLRTPVLASQLPTDAGGRPRWSRLPDGAGSGGHPGHGDTDWPGGRQLVVDAGESGAFDLIPGERARNVARALTSPQTTRLISEADSPNSTVVVLAPPVLSYADALALVDRVDGVLVVCDPRAVHRSDLSRIRELISGAGGTVLGAVLHAPLPGDKRGRGRKGTAPAPSTPAAGPVPAVDEDDPDQPPIPGDGTDTVALRTVRTGRR
- a CDS encoding glycosyltransferase family 4 protein, producing MVSTNYAPEHAGIGPYATQIAEHWADLGHETHVLAGMPHYPAWSLEPEYKGALRRTERRAGVTVHRRAHTVPARQTAVKRALFEGSILLHGAVAPPRMPRPDAILAQMPSLAGGVTAARLAARWKVPFVPVVQDLMGAAAAQSGISGGDKAAVIAGRAEAYTLRRATLVGVIHETFVDRVVGMGVDPAKIRLVPNWSHVPLPTKPRGETRRHLGWAPGQTVVLHSGNMGLKQGLEVLVGAARLDPDVRFVLMGDGSQRAALADLAADVPNLDIIPPAADGEFPDVLAAADVLAVTQHAAVMDMSVPSKLTSYFQAGRPVVASVAARGGTAQEVERSGAGVLVAPEDPGALLKAVRALAQDPEGADRLGAAGPRHVAAHLSREAGLARIDALIDEALGGTRP